One stretch of Cohnella algarum DNA includes these proteins:
- a CDS encoding glycosyl hydrolase family 18 protein, translating to MCVRASFAKIRVSLSLLLLASLMVSFLPFQERTAAAAEDSDYKIIGYYPSWGAYGRGYPVWEMDVSKVTHINYAFADICWNGIHGNPDPTGPNPQTWTCQDENGTISVPNGSIVLGDPWIDAQMSNPGDTWSDPLRGNLKQLILLKQANPHLKTIISVGGWTWSNRFSDTAATAQTRENFANSAVDFLRKYQFDGIDLDWEYPVSGGLPGNGYRPEDKQNHTLLLQAVRDKLDAAGAQDGKHYTLTIAAGASPAYRQNNELANIAGIVDWINIITYDFNGGWQSTSAHNAPLYYDPAASAAGIANAQDFNGAAAVQGFLNAGVPADKIVLGVPFYGRGWTGCASAGNGQYQSCTGTPPGTWEPGVFDFTDLENNYINKNGYTRHWNDTAKVPYLYNPSNGTFISYDDVESMGHKTAFIESQGLGGAMFWEFSGDRNDTLLTKLSDDLLDGGNPNPGGDTTAPTTPTGLAVTGTTSSSVSLSWNAASDNVGVTGYVVSYNGGSVSVSGTAATISGLSPATSYTFAVQARDAAGNFSPASGAVTATTDAAPGATSWAAGVFYGVGDEVTYNGVLYRCLQAHTSLPGWEPPGVPALWDPV from the coding sequence ATGTGCGTTCGGGCAAGCTTCGCGAAAATTCGTGTTTCCCTGTCGCTTCTTCTCTTGGCTTCGTTGATGGTCTCGTTTTTGCCGTTTCAGGAAAGGACGGCTGCGGCCGCCGAAGATTCGGATTATAAAATCATAGGCTACTACCCCTCCTGGGGCGCGTACGGCCGGGGTTATCCCGTATGGGAAATGGACGTCTCCAAGGTGACCCACATCAACTATGCGTTCGCGGACATCTGTTGGAACGGCATTCACGGCAACCCCGATCCGACCGGTCCGAATCCGCAAACGTGGACCTGCCAGGACGAAAACGGGACGATCTCGGTCCCGAACGGGTCGATCGTGCTCGGGGATCCGTGGATCGACGCCCAGATGAGCAATCCCGGCGACACGTGGAGCGATCCGCTCCGCGGCAATCTGAAGCAGCTGATCCTTCTGAAGCAGGCCAACCCCCACCTGAAAACGATCATTTCGGTCGGCGGCTGGACGTGGTCCAACCGGTTTTCCGACACCGCCGCCACCGCCCAGACGCGGGAAAACTTCGCGAATTCGGCCGTCGACTTCCTGCGGAAATATCAGTTCGACGGCATCGATCTCGACTGGGAATACCCGGTGAGCGGCGGCCTGCCCGGCAACGGTTACCGCCCCGAAGACAAACAAAACCATACGCTGCTGCTGCAGGCGGTTCGCGACAAGCTGGATGCGGCCGGCGCGCAGGACGGCAAGCACTACACGCTCACCATCGCCGCGGGGGCCAGCCCGGCCTACAGGCAGAACAACGAATTGGCCAACATCGCCGGCATCGTCGACTGGATCAATATTATAACCTATGACTTCAACGGCGGCTGGCAGAGCACGAGCGCCCACAACGCCCCGCTCTACTACGATCCCGCAGCTTCCGCGGCCGGAATCGCAAACGCGCAGGATTTCAACGGCGCCGCCGCCGTGCAGGGCTTCCTGAACGCCGGCGTCCCGGCCGACAAAATCGTGCTCGGCGTTCCGTTCTACGGCCGGGGCTGGACGGGCTGCGCCAGCGCGGGCAACGGACAGTACCAAAGCTGCACCGGCACGCCCCCGGGAACGTGGGAGCCCGGCGTCTTCGACTTCACCGATCTCGAAAACAACTACATCAACAAAAACGGCTATACCCGCCATTGGAACGACACGGCCAAGGTGCCCTACCTGTACAACCCTTCGAACGGCACGTTCATCTCCTACGACGACGTCGAATCGATGGGCCACAAAACGGCCTTTATCGAGTCGCAAGGGTTGGGGGGCGCAATGTTCTGGGAATTCAGCGGCGACCGGAACGACACGCTGCTGACCAAGCTGAGCGACGACTTGCTAGACGGAGGCAACCCGAACCCGGGCGGCGACACGACGGCGCCGACGACGCCGACGGGCCTCGCCGTTACCGGGACGACGTCCTCGAGCGTCAGCCTGTCGTGGAACGCCGCGTCGGACAACGTGGGCGTCACCGGCTACGTCGTCTCGTATAACGGCGGCAGCGTCAGCGTATCCGGCACGGCGGCGACGATCTCGGGGCTGTCCCCGGCCACGAGCTACACGTTCGCCGTGCAGGCCAGGGACGCCGCCGGCAACTTCTCGCCGGCGAGCGGCGCCGTGACGGCGACGACGGACGCCGCGCCGGGCGCGACGTCCTGGGCGGCCGGCGTCTTCTACGGCGTCGGCGACGAGGTGACGTACAACGGCGTCCTCTATCGCTGCCTTCAGGCGCACACCTCGCTCCCCGGCTGGGAGCCGCCCGGCGTTCCGGCGCTCTGGGACCCCGTCTGA
- a CDS encoding N-acetylglucosamine kinase, which produces MNYYLGVDGGGSKTLAVVCDERGVILGRGHSGCGNHQSGTEPAKANIREAVEGALAQAGLKRGEIAFTVYGLAGADREADFRVLRPMLADLGLAAHDIVCDTVIGLRAGTRQPDGVVLVCGSGTNCYGINKRGESFQCGGFGYPYGDFGGGTDLAVEAFRSVIRAWEGRGEPTLLTEAVPASLGYASVEAMFHDFLDRDARIPRHLAKLLFEVADRDEVARRILRRQGRELGLSAEATIRRLGMEGDAFDLVLVGSVLTRGESRFVAPYIEEVVLPTAPGCGLRVLTIEPVGGALLLAMERTGREVPAEAYDNLSRALAVNAADGGGNEE; this is translated from the coding sequence ATGAATTACTATTTGGGGGTAGACGGAGGCGGCAGCAAAACGCTCGCCGTCGTTTGCGACGAAAGAGGCGTCATCCTGGGCCGGGGCCACAGTGGATGCGGCAATCACCAGTCCGGGACCGAACCGGCGAAAGCGAACATCCGCGAAGCGGTGGAAGGCGCGCTGGCGCAGGCGGGACTTAAGCGCGGGGAGATCGCGTTTACGGTATACGGGCTGGCGGGAGCCGACCGGGAGGCGGATTTTCGCGTATTGCGTCCGATGCTGGCCGATCTCGGGCTTGCCGCGCACGACATCGTGTGCGATACGGTCATCGGCCTGCGCGCGGGCACCCGGCAGCCGGACGGCGTCGTGCTGGTGTGCGGCAGCGGCACCAACTGCTACGGAATCAACAAGCGGGGAGAATCGTTCCAGTGCGGGGGCTTCGGCTATCCGTACGGAGATTTCGGCGGCGGCACCGATCTGGCGGTCGAAGCCTTTCGTTCCGTCATCCGGGCATGGGAGGGACGGGGCGAACCGACGCTGCTGACGGAAGCCGTTCCGGCGTCGCTGGGTTACGCTTCCGTCGAGGCGATGTTCCACGACTTCCTGGATCGCGACGCCCGCATTCCGCGCCATCTCGCCAAGCTGCTGTTCGAGGTTGCGGACCGGGACGAGGTGGCTCGCCGGATTTTGCGCCGTCAGGGCAGGGAGCTGGGCCTTTCGGCTGAAGCGACGATCCGCCGACTGGGCATGGAAGGGGACGCGTTCGACCTCGTGCTGGTGGGCAGCGTGCTGACGAGAGGCGAGAGCCGGTTCGTCGCTCCTTACATCGAAGAGGTCGTGCTTCCGACCGCGCCCGGCTGCGGGCTGCGCGTGCTGACGATCGAACCGGTCGGAGGCGCGCTTCTGCTTGCCATGGAGCGGACCGGGCGGGAAGTTCCGGCCGAGGCGTACGATAATTTGTCGCGGGCGCTAGCGGTAAACGCGGCCGACGGAGGAGGAAACGAAGAATGA
- a CDS encoding 6-phospho-beta-glucosidase — MKVAVIGGGSSYTPELIEGFIANYDKLPVKEIVLVDIPQGEWKLDIVGRLARRMVAKSGLPIEVGMTLDRRAALAGADFVSTQMRVGLLEARGWDETIPLRYGMIGQETTGPGGMMKALRTIPVLLDIAKDMEELCPDAWLLNFTNPAGMVTEAILKHSRIRSVGLCNSPIGAYKWLSSLYGVPIDRIHCEFVGLNHLHWISEITVDGVPKLPELLGNRDGYSAKNVPQFQWNAELLRSLGAIPSYYLKYFYLHREMLAEQQAAAAKGETRAETVKRLEDELFDIYRDENLSEKPKQLEQRGGAYYSEAAVKLMVSLHNDSRDVQTLNVSNGGILDFLPDDACIEVNCVVTAEGPIPQPLKVVPPSVKGLIHAVKTYEQLAIEAAVTGDAGKALLALSHHPLVPSANDAEKMLSEMLERNKPYLPRFFR; from the coding sequence ATGAAAGTAGCGGTTATCGGCGGGGGCTCGTCCTATACGCCGGAATTGATCGAAGGCTTCATCGCCAATTACGACAAGCTTCCCGTGAAGGAGATCGTGCTGGTTGACATTCCCCAAGGAGAGTGGAAGCTCGACATCGTGGGTCGGCTGGCCCGGCGCATGGTGGCGAAATCGGGCTTGCCGATCGAGGTCGGCATGACGCTGGACCGGCGCGCGGCGCTTGCGGGGGCGGACTTCGTCTCGACCCAGATGCGGGTCGGGCTGCTCGAAGCGAGGGGGTGGGACGAGACGATCCCGCTGCGTTACGGGATGATCGGGCAGGAGACGACCGGGCCCGGCGGCATGATGAAGGCGCTGCGGACGATTCCCGTGCTGCTCGATATCGCGAAGGACATGGAGGAGCTGTGTCCCGACGCCTGGCTGCTCAACTTCACCAATCCGGCCGGGATGGTGACCGAAGCGATTCTGAAGCATTCCCGCATCCGTTCGGTCGGCCTGTGCAATTCGCCGATCGGCGCCTACAAATGGTTGTCCTCCTTGTACGGGGTGCCGATCGACCGCATTCATTGCGAGTTTGTCGGGCTGAACCACCTGCACTGGATCAGCGAAATTACGGTGGACGGCGTGCCGAAGCTGCCGGAGCTGCTGGGCAACCGCGACGGCTATTCCGCCAAAAACGTGCCCCAGTTTCAATGGAACGCGGAGCTGCTTCGCTCGCTTGGGGCGATTCCGTCCTATTATTTGAAGTATTTTTACCTGCATCGCGAAATGCTGGCGGAGCAGCAGGCGGCCGCGGCCAAGGGCGAAACCCGCGCGGAAACGGTGAAGCGGCTGGAAGACGAGCTGTTCGACATTTACCGGGACGAGAATCTCTCGGAAAAGCCGAAACAGCTCGAACAGCGCGGCGGCGCCTACTATTCCGAGGCGGCGGTGAAGCTCATGGTTTCGCTGCATAACGATTCCCGCGACGTGCAGACGCTGAACGTGTCGAACGGCGGCATCCTCGATTTTCTGCCCGACGACGCCTGCATCGAGGTGAACTGCGTCGTAACGGCCGAGGGCCCGATTCCGCAGCCGCTCAAGGTCGTTCCGCCTTCTGTCAAAGGGTTGATTCACGCGGTGAAAACCTACGAGCAGCTGGCGATCGAGGCGGCCGTCACCGGCGACGCGGGCAAGGCGCTGCTGGCGCTGTCCCACCACCCGCTCGTGCCGTCGGCGAACGACGCGGAGAAGATGCTGAGCGAAATGCTGGAGCGGAACAAGCCGTATTTGCCCCGTTTTTTCCGCTGA
- a CDS encoding carbohydrate ABC transporter permease yields MKLSAGDRAFLIVIYVLLLILGFAAFYPFWNAAVISFNSGTDTMKGGVTFWPREFSLDNYRIVFEDSRLVGAFVISILRTAVGTLCTILATAVFAYGMTKRELIGRKFYMVFCIITMYFSGGLIPSFLLIRELGLFNTFWVMVIPGLISVWDMIIFRTFFMGLPAGLEESAKVDGSSNWGILFRIVLPLSGPVIATLSLFTAVYHWNDWFAPSIYISNADLLPIQTKLQQILNSNIMSEQMQQMDPATQGRLNKMRTVTSKSLSMATMMVATLPILCVYPFVQKYFVKGVLVGSLKG; encoded by the coding sequence ATGAAGCTGTCGGCCGGCGATAGAGCGTTTCTGATTGTCATTTACGTTTTGCTGCTTATTCTCGGATTCGCCGCTTTTTATCCGTTCTGGAACGCAGCCGTCATTTCGTTCAACTCGGGGACGGACACGATGAAGGGCGGGGTGACGTTCTGGCCCCGGGAGTTTTCGCTTGACAATTACCGGATCGTGTTCGAGGACAGCCGGCTCGTGGGCGCTTTCGTCATCTCGATCCTGCGGACGGCGGTCGGCACGCTTTGCACCATTTTGGCGACAGCCGTATTCGCCTACGGCATGACGAAGCGGGAGCTGATCGGGCGCAAGTTTTACATGGTGTTTTGCATCATTACGATGTATTTCAGCGGCGGTCTCATTCCTTCCTTTCTGCTTATTCGCGAGTTGGGGCTGTTCAATACGTTCTGGGTCATGGTCATTCCGGGTCTGATCAGCGTGTGGGACATGATCATTTTCCGGACGTTCTTCATGGGATTGCCCGCCGGCCTCGAAGAATCGGCCAAGGTCGACGGCAGCTCCAACTGGGGCATTTTGTTCCGCATCGTGCTGCCGTTGTCCGGTCCCGTCATCGCGACGCTGTCGCTGTTCACGGCTGTGTACCACTGGAACGACTGGTTTGCGCCGAGCATCTATATCAGCAATGCGGATTTGCTTCCGATTCAGACGAAGCTGCAGCAAATTTTGAATTCCAACATTATGAGCGAGCAGATGCAGCAGATGGATCCGGCGACGCAAGGACGGCTCAACAAAATGCGGACGGTGACGTCCAAGTCGCTTTCGATGGCGACGATGATGGTCGCGACGCTCCCGATCCTGTGCGTCTATCCGTTCGTTCAGAAGTATTTCGTGAAAGGCGTGCTCGTCGGTTCTCTCAAAGGTTGA
- a CDS encoding ABC transporter permease, whose protein sequence is MAQTEPRILRNAADKPSALIRFFRQWDIQLMVVPALLFLFIFSYIPMYGVLMAFQDYSLFKGFFGSPWVGFKHFEMFFNAPEFWTVIRNTVVISLLKLLIGFPAPIVLALLLNEVRSRVFKRTIQTISYLPHFLSWVIVSGLVGSILSTENGSLNLLLQSLNLIEEPINFLSVPEYFWTILITTDVWKEIGFSSIVYLAAIAGVDPHLHEAAAVDGASRFRQIFSITLPAILPVVIVFLILAIGNFLNAGFENILLLGSNPVLRDVSDVIDTYVYRIGIQNSRYSYATAAGLFKALISVGLLVAANYLARRSGNSLW, encoded by the coding sequence ATGGCGCAAACCGAACCTCGCATCCTGCGGAACGCCGCGGATAAACCGTCCGCCCTCATCCGTTTTTTCCGGCAGTGGGACATTCAGCTTATGGTCGTGCCGGCGCTGCTCTTTTTGTTCATATTCAGTTACATCCCCATGTACGGAGTGCTGATGGCGTTCCAGGACTACAGTCTCTTCAAAGGCTTTTTCGGAAGTCCGTGGGTCGGCTTCAAGCATTTCGAAATGTTTTTCAACGCGCCCGAATTTTGGACCGTCATCCGCAATACGGTCGTCATCAGCTTGCTCAAGCTGCTGATCGGGTTTCCGGCGCCGATCGTTCTGGCGCTCTTGCTGAACGAAGTCCGCAGCCGGGTGTTCAAGCGGACGATCCAGACGATCAGCTACTTGCCCCACTTTCTCTCCTGGGTTATCGTGTCGGGCCTCGTCGGGTCGATTCTGTCGACCGAGAACGGCAGCCTCAACCTGCTGCTCCAAAGCCTGAACCTGATCGAGGAGCCGATCAATTTCCTGTCCGTTCCCGAATATTTCTGGACGATTCTCATCACGACCGACGTATGGAAGGAAATCGGTTTTTCCTCCATCGTCTACCTGGCCGCGATCGCCGGAGTCGACCCCCATTTGCACGAGGCGGCGGCCGTGGACGGGGCGAGCCGGTTCCGGCAAATTTTCTCGATTACGCTTCCCGCCATTTTGCCGGTCGTGATCGTCTTCCTCATCCTGGCCATCGGAAACTTCCTGAACGCGGGCTTTGAAAATATTTTGCTGCTCGGCTCGAATCCCGTGCTGCGCGACGTCAGCGACGTCATCGACACGTATGTATACCGGATCGGCATCCAGAACTCCCGCTACTCGTACGCGACCGCCGCGGGACTGTTCAAGGCGCTGATCAGCGTCGGCTTGTTGGTCGCGGCGAATTATTTGGCCCGCCGGTCGGGGAACAGTCTGTGGTAA
- a CDS encoding ABC transporter permease, whose product MTWMGICWLLYKMNVRARMQYRLNFVLMTLLASVVTVAEFLGLAVVLNAFGSIQGWDVWEIGYLYGVLMTAKFAYRAFGSGINNFEPYLVNGQLDQLLLRPMPLLLAVLTSRTRMVGGELLQSLAVLGVCIAQLMSRGQVGAWILPQTLFIIATGTVIMFAVGLATAAIGFWITRVEDLSVLTDNATTTACQYPLSLFPDWLRTLLLAVIPFGFISYVPAMHIVRGEWGGWTLPLTGRLPPPRWQGPWVCGGSASPGIKARVRERGGPERGGKAR is encoded by the coding sequence ATGACGTGGATGGGAATTTGCTGGCTGCTTTACAAAATGAATGTCAGGGCGAGGATGCAGTATCGCCTGAATTTCGTGCTGATGACGCTGCTCGCCTCCGTCGTCACGGTCGCGGAATTTCTTGGCTTGGCTGTCGTGCTGAACGCCTTCGGCTCGATTCAGGGCTGGGACGTGTGGGAAATCGGCTACCTTTACGGGGTGCTGATGACGGCGAAATTCGCATATCGCGCGTTCGGCTCGGGCATCAACAACTTCGAGCCCTACCTGGTGAACGGCCAGCTCGACCAATTGCTGCTGCGCCCGATGCCGCTGCTGCTGGCCGTCCTGACGTCGCGGACGCGAATGGTCGGCGGCGAACTGCTGCAAAGCTTGGCGGTGCTCGGCGTCTGCATCGCGCAGCTGATGAGCCGCGGCCAGGTCGGCGCGTGGATTTTGCCCCAGACGCTTTTCATCATCGCGACCGGCACCGTCATCATGTTCGCCGTGGGGCTGGCTACCGCCGCCATCGGCTTCTGGATTACGCGGGTGGAGGATCTGTCGGTGCTGACGGACAACGCGACGACGACCGCCTGCCAATATCCGCTCAGCCTGTTTCCCGATTGGCTGCGTACGTTGCTGCTGGCGGTCATTCCGTTCGGATTTATCAGCTACGTGCCGGCCATGCACATCGTCCGCGGAGAATGGGGCGGCTGGACGCTGCCGCTGACGGGGCGGTTGCCGCCGCCGCGCTGGCAGGGGCCCTGGGTCTGTGGCGGATCGGCGTCGCCCGGTATCAAAGCACGGGTACGTGAGCGCGGCGGCCCGGAAAGAGGGGGAAAAGCAAGATGA
- a CDS encoding ABC transporter ATP-binding protein, producing the protein MNAKIMEVEGLVKTFAAPAPREGRFAAVRSLWTREKRLVEAVRRLDFSVDRGEFVGFIGPNGAGKSTTIKMLCGILHPSEGEVRILGLSPQRERKRVARRIGVVFGQRTQLWWDLPLRNSFEILAAMFRLGRAESARQLERLDEVLGLREFWDTPVRKLSLGQRMRGDLAAALLHDPELLVLDEPTIGMDAAAKRQIRAHLKLLNEEHGKTVLLTTHDMDDIEQLCRRVMVINRGECIYDGSREGLRGRIGIPTVIRVAYRSLPQMPDSDGRDSGAFQIVGLKDRELTVSCNRSRIRVMDVLRELGEWGEIEDVHVEEPDFEDVVHRIY; encoded by the coding sequence ATGAACGCGAAAATAATGGAAGTCGAAGGTCTCGTCAAAACGTTCGCGGCGCCGGCCCCGCGCGAAGGAAGGTTCGCCGCCGTCCGCTCGTTATGGACGCGCGAGAAACGCCTGGTCGAGGCGGTAAGGCGCCTCGATTTCTCGGTGGACCGCGGCGAGTTCGTCGGCTTCATCGGGCCGAACGGGGCCGGCAAGTCGACGACGATCAAAATGCTGTGCGGCATCTTGCATCCGAGCGAGGGCGAGGTGCGGATACTCGGGCTCAGTCCGCAGCGGGAACGGAAGCGGGTGGCCAGGCGGATCGGCGTCGTATTCGGCCAGCGGACGCAGCTGTGGTGGGATTTGCCGCTTCGAAACAGCTTCGAAATCTTGGCGGCGATGTTTCGGCTCGGCCGGGCGGAGAGCGCGCGGCAGCTGGAGCGGCTCGACGAAGTGCTGGGGCTCCGCGAATTTTGGGATACGCCGGTGCGCAAGCTGTCGCTCGGCCAGCGGATGAGGGGCGACCTGGCCGCGGCGCTGCTCCACGATCCGGAGCTGCTCGTGCTCGACGAGCCGACGATCGGCATGGATGCCGCCGCCAAGCGCCAAATCCGGGCGCACCTGAAGCTGCTGAACGAGGAGCACGGCAAGACGGTGCTGCTGACCACGCACGATATGGACGACATCGAGCAGCTGTGCCGCCGGGTGATGGTTATCAATCGCGGGGAGTGCATTTATGACGGAAGCAGGGAAGGGCTTCGCGGACGAATCGGCATCCCGACCGTCATCCGCGTGGCCTATCGCAGCCTCCCGCAGATGCCCGATTCCGACGGACGGGATTCCGGCGCGTTTCAGATCGTCGGCCTAAAGGACCGGGAACTGACCGTTTCCTGCAACCGAAGCCGGATTCGGGTGATGGACGTGCTTCGCGAGCTTGGCGAATGGGGGGAAATCGAAGACGTGCATGTGGAGGAACCGGACTTCGAGGACGTCGTCCATCGAATCTATTGA
- a CDS encoding ABC transporter permease, with protein sequence MVLWVLARSMVQSRLQYSVSHAVRTAASVIFGMIYAAIWQGIGEQDSLGDFGTEGMVAYIAFNQVILWLTFTNYGLGLAERVRTGQIALDLARPLHLFAFAAGREAGSMAYNALFTALPLYFIYFWIYDLSIPRDPAVWLWTAAALLMAVYAALCIAYAIGLASLWTVEGYWLHMLNYSVNFVLSGFLIPIQWMPEWLQTVAGFSPYPIFHSIPTQLYLGKTGPGTLLVPLLWCALLTAGALAATKAVKRKVEVQGG encoded by the coding sequence ATGGTTCTGTGGGTGCTGGCCCGGAGCATGGTGCAAAGCCGTTTGCAATATTCGGTTTCCCATGCGGTGCGAACGGCGGCCAGCGTAATATTCGGCATGATCTATGCAGCGATTTGGCAAGGAATCGGCGAGCAGGATTCGCTCGGCGACTTCGGCACGGAAGGCATGGTCGCATATATCGCCTTCAATCAGGTTATTTTATGGCTCACCTTCACCAATTACGGCCTCGGACTGGCGGAGCGGGTGCGGACGGGACAAATCGCGCTCGACCTCGCGCGTCCGCTCCATCTGTTCGCGTTCGCGGCGGGCCGGGAGGCGGGGTCGATGGCGTACAACGCGCTGTTCACCGCTCTGCCATTGTATTTCATTTACTTTTGGATATACGATCTTTCGATTCCGCGCGATCCGGCCGTATGGCTTTGGACGGCGGCCGCCCTGCTCATGGCGGTATACGCCGCGCTCTGCATCGCTTACGCGATCGGACTGGCGTCGTTATGGACCGTCGAAGGCTACTGGCTTCATATGCTGAATTATTCGGTCAACTTCGTCCTCTCTGGCTTTTTGATCCCGATCCAGTGGATGCCGGAGTGGCTGCAGACGGTTGCCGGCTTTTCTCCGTACCCGATCTTTCATTCGATTCCGACCCAATTGTACTTGGGAAAAACGGGACCCGGCACGCTGCTCGTTCCGCTGCTTTGGTGCGCGCTGCTGACGGCGGGAGCGCTAGCGGCGACGAAGGCGGTCAAACGCAAGGTGGAGGTGCAGGGCGGATGA
- a CDS encoding extracellular solute-binding protein — MKKRNRALTLSLSALIAVALILSGCTSGNNEAAPSSSAAPSASASGAEETAGGDVYELGKEPLEFSFYGHYDWYTMPNWGEDLASKWIQENKKVNVVPVSSGGNAAQKLSTMIVSGELPDVIWTERGADVEKLRAAGMLVPFDEYLEKYPNLKKWAGESTLNMLRSPDGKIYQFPNWYTTQPNGNSGYLVNKKIYNELGAPKLETIDDLYNYLKLVKEKYPDVVPLEGGQSAEAIDILSSAYAENRPYLFSALSMMAVPKDGKMTSVFLDEPFRESIAFGAKLYREKLLNQDTFSQPLEQVEQKIVTGKIAVFAASSPTEFGAIGNALLEAEDPEAGYIMIWPIHKEGLDKNKIFTGYYNQLGWNVSVITKNAENPEAIFAFLDWMTGPEGQRVIMWGPPGLYWDGVDEEEAPLFTDKFTSDTKGRDELMNSTVNLQWVGNTVYVDNSKMKFESTLPDDQKSWETKWQSEITWKTQYNTTEFVNLEPAGDSDEGIIAQSVKEIYEKVRAQAILNAKSDEEVYALLDQAEADAQKVGYEKLLEYKTQKWQENLNMLK; from the coding sequence ATGAAAAAGCGAAACAGAGCTTTGACGCTATCGCTTTCGGCTTTGATTGCGGTCGCGCTGATCCTGTCGGGGTGCACGTCGGGCAACAACGAGGCTGCGCCTTCCTCCTCGGCCGCGCCGTCCGCCAGCGCAAGCGGGGCCGAAGAGACGGCGGGCGGCGACGTCTACGAGCTGGGCAAGGAGCCGCTGGAGTTTTCATTCTACGGCCATTACGACTGGTACACGATGCCGAACTGGGGCGAGGACCTGGCGTCGAAATGGATCCAGGAAAACAAGAAGGTCAACGTCGTGCCGGTCAGCTCCGGCGGCAACGCGGCGCAAAAGCTGAGCACGATGATCGTTTCGGGCGAGCTGCCGGACGTCATCTGGACGGAGCGCGGCGCCGACGTCGAGAAGCTGCGCGCGGCCGGCATGCTCGTTCCGTTCGACGAATATTTGGAGAAATATCCGAATTTGAAAAAATGGGCGGGCGAATCGACGCTGAACATGCTGCGCTCTCCCGACGGCAAAATCTATCAATTCCCGAACTGGTACACGACCCAGCCTAACGGCAACTCCGGCTACCTGGTCAACAAAAAGATCTACAACGAGCTGGGCGCCCCGAAGCTCGAAACGATCGACGATCTGTACAACTATTTGAAGCTCGTGAAAGAGAAGTACCCCGACGTCGTTCCGCTGGAAGGCGGGCAATCGGCGGAAGCGATCGATATTTTGTCCTCGGCCTACGCGGAGAATCGTCCGTATTTGTTCAGCGCTCTCAGCATGATGGCCGTTCCGAAAGACGGCAAAATGACGTCCGTATTTCTGGATGAACCGTTCCGCGAGTCGATCGCGTTCGGCGCGAAGCTGTACCGCGAAAAGCTGTTGAACCAGGATACGTTCAGCCAGCCGCTGGAGCAAGTCGAGCAAAAGATCGTCACGGGCAAAATCGCGGTATTCGCCGCGTCGAGCCCGACCGAGTTCGGCGCCATCGGCAACGCTTTGCTGGAGGCGGAGGATCCGGAAGCCGGCTACATCATGATTTGGCCGATTCATAAAGAAGGCCTGGACAAAAATAAAATTTTTACAGGCTACTACAACCAGCTCGGCTGGAACGTCAGCGTTATTACGAAAAACGCGGAAAACCCCGAAGCGATCTTCGCCTTCCTCGATTGGATGACCGGGCCGGAAGGGCAGCGGGTCATCATGTGGGGACCCCCGGGACTGTACTGGGACGGCGTCGACGAAGAGGAGGCTCCGCTGTTCACCGACAAGTTCACGAGCGACACGAAAGGCCGCGACGAACTGATGAATTCCACGGTCAACCTGCAATGGGTCGGCAACACAGTCTATGTGGATAACTCGAAAATGAAGTTCGAATCGACGCTGCCCGACGACCAGAAAAGCTGGGAAACGAAATGGCAGTCGGAAATTACGTGGAAAACGCAATACAACACGACGGAGTTCGTCAACCTCGAGCCTGCCGGCGATTCCGACGAAGGCATTATCGCGCAAAGCGTCAAGGAAATTTACGAGAAAGTCCGCGCCCAGGCGATTCTGAATGCCAAGAGCGACGAAGAGGTGTACGCCCTGCTCGACCAGGCGGAAGCCGACGCGCAGAAGGTCGGATACGAAAAGCTGCTCGAGTACAAAACGCAAAAATGGCAGGAAAATCTGAACATGTTGAAATGA